DNA sequence from the Pichia kudriavzevii chromosome 4, complete sequence genome:
CATTTAATTCTCTCTCCGCCTCTAGTTGCTGCCTGTAATAAGGATTTGGAAGATCGAGATGTTCACCTTTAATAATTGATGTGTTAAACTTAAGGTAGTTTATCTGAGGAAGTGGGTAGATAGAATCCACCTCCGATGTCTCGCTTTTTTCCATGGAATGATCTTCGGCAATGGGTTCCAtttatatatctatataaatatattcaaaactATCTTATTCTTGTAAAAATAGCAGTAGAATGGAAAAGCAAAAACGAGAGGTAGGCATATACATTTCTTAGTGGTGaaatttgtaatttttgTGAGAATCGCACATCGGAGGCTGGTAAATATATTTAGTTATCTCTACTCTCACTCCTGGTTGCAGATTGTTTCCTTACTCACATATATTTGCAACTTCTTATTCTTAAGAGTACACGTTCTTTGCTAATCTCATATATtcttatatatatatatatatatatatatggaGAAGGAAACGCATTTACCTACcggttttgaagaagactATATCAACGAGTCTCATATCcaggaatttgaaaaagctTTAAAGTATGAGGATCAGGAGGACAACAGCTATTTATCAAGGGACGACTCCGTAGTTTCTCTTGGCGGAGTCACAACTCCAAAGAGTACAGGCATAGAAACAATAACGTCTCAATCTGACTGGATGCCTGTTTACAACAagacaaaaagaaaaactagGCGGAATTCAAGTTTCACTGAGAGGCACCCCCTATTGCGCAGGCAAACTTCAAATATCCATACAAGTGGTGCTGAAACCGAAACAGAGAAACCACTGTCGTCAGCTTCCTCCCAATATATGGGTGCATATGATGAATACTCGCTCACATTCACGATCCTGAGATACCCCTTGCTTGCTTTTATAATAGGATGGACATGCGTATTATctttcctttattttctcGTAAGATTATCAATTACTCTTTCTGAAAAGTTGATACTTGccaaagataaaaaaagaacacAGTTGCTAGATAGcctgaaaaattcaaagaattatGATGAATACATTGCCCATGCAAAAAAACTAGATGAATATTTGGGACTAGCAGAATGGTGTAACCAagataaatataaatattaCGATTGGAGAAATCTTAGGAAAACAATTCACAATCTCCGAAAGTTTAGGTATACTCAAAGATACGACGATTTAATGGTGGTTTTGCAAACATGCGTGAAATCCAACTTTGCAGGTACAGAAAACCCATTGCTGTATTCCCACTGCTATTATGGAACTAAAAAGCTCATTGAAAGGTATAACGCCGAAGTGGTAAAATCGCTAGAAACCATTATAAAGGCTGAAAACATTAGTCTTAAGGagaaaagaatatttttcaagataaTCAATAAAAATTTTGGTAGAACTTGTTTAGTGTTGAGCGGCGGTGCATCCTTCTGCTATAATCATTTTGGCGTCATCAAGGCTcttattgaaaatgatctTATGCCGAAGATTGTAAGTGGCACTTCTGGCGGTGGTATGATTGCGGCATTGGTGGGATCACGGACCAATGAAGAATTACTTAAATTGATTACACCTAAGCTATCAAGTAAAATGAATGCATTTGGCACTGAACCGTTTTGGGAAGGCATAAAACGTTGGTGGAAAACTGGAGCTAGATTTGATTCAGTTGATTGGGCAAGAAAGGCCCAGTGGTGGACAAGGGGATCAACTACATTTGAAGAGTCATACAAGAAAACGGGGAAAATTATAAACATTTCAACAGTTCCAAATGATATCCACTCACCAACCATTTTATGCAACTACATAACTTCGCCAAGTTGTTGTATATGGTCTGCTATGTTGGCATCTGCTGCAGTTCCAGGGATTTTGAATCCTGTCATGTTGATGGAGAAAACTAAAGATGGTACAGTCAGGCCTTTTTCATTGGGCAGTAAGTGGAAGGATGGATCACTTAGAACCGACGTTCCATTGTCTACTTTGAACATGTATTTCAATACCAAGTTTTCGATTGTCTCTCAGGTTAACCCGCATGTAATGCTTTGGATATTTAAGAACAGAGGTGATATTGGAAAGCCTGTTGTCAGATCAAAGGGTAAGACATATAGAGGTGGTTTTATTCTAAGCTATCTAGAGAACTTGATCAAACTAGAGATTATAAAATGGCTGAAGTTAGTTAAAGAGTTTCAGCTATTTCCTAATTTGCTTGAAAGTGATTGGTCTAATATATTTTTACAGAATTTTGGTGGTACAATTACCCTATTTCCCAAAATTGTATTGTCGGACTATAAATATATTCTTTCAGATCCGAATGAGGAACGCTTAGAATCCAAGATTAGAAACGGAGAGTCAGTGACTTACCCTAAACTTTTATTCATAAAACATCGACTGAATATAGAAAgaacaattgaaaagggGCTGGAAGCCACCAGAATAAATATTGACGACACCGCAGACGCCCCACCGAATCTAGTGCaaaatattattgaaaataataataatctaaaaaattcagaagATGCTATAAATAGTGAAGTCGATGATGTTATTCCCGACGCTGCAAATTGTAAAAACACTCAAGTTGTCGATAAAGATCAGGATATCTCAAATGAGGAAGATTTAAGTCACAGTTTATCCTCTGAAAGTGATGTCCCTTATGGATCTGACGATCTTCCAAGTGACCACTCTGAATATAAGGATGAAAGTGATGACGTATATGGTAATAATTTGGACACTTTACTGAATACCGAACATATAGGTAGAGCAAACTTAGGATTTCTGGGGATTCAGATGGGCATTGATATTGAGAATTCAAGTGATTTCTCTGCAAATGATGGATCTTTTAACGAAGACAACTTCTTTAAGAACGACAGCTAATTTTGAGCTTTAGCCATCGACAGTGTATAATTTGCAGGTATAAAATTTATACAAGTATAAATGTGCACTTAGTTCCAGCCGAAAACTTTGTAATCATATGGTAATTCCCCGTAGTCATCAAAACCATTGATAACTTTCTCACTAATCACCTTAAGGCCTGACTCAATCATTAGCCTCCATAAGTTATCTCGCACATCTTGGAATCTGTCTCTTTGGCCTACCATGAAGACAACACGTGAACTATCGTCCTTTGAAAGTGTTGCATTTACAGCCTTTTGAACCCAATATGGATGTTGGGAAGAATATACGGGATCTGAAATAACAATTGTTTTATAGCCCTCGGGTTGATGTGttctttgaaggaaatCCAACGGATCCCTCCAGTCTAAAGAAGTGACGTTTATTAACGACGTATCGTCAAAGgtttcaaaagattggGACAAGGTACAGTGGAGTTTATTCAACATTATATTTTTGGATAAATTGTCAATGATCTCAGGCAAATCCGTAGAAACTACCTTATGCATCAATATTCCTAGCACAATAGTAACTAAACCTGTTCCTGCTCCCAGTTCCAGAATCGTGGTTTCCTTGTTGCTTATCCATTCTTCACTACATCCGTCAACAATGAGTTTAGCCAGTTCCAGCGACGCACCCCAAGTGATG
Encoded proteins:
- a CDS encoding uncharacterized protein (PKUD0D04200; Pfam Domains: Patatin(6.3e-28)); this encodes MEKETHLPTGFEEDYINESHIQEFEKALKYEDQEDNSYLSRDDSVVSLGGVTTPKSTGIETITSQSDWMPVYNKTKRKTRRNSSFTERHPLLRRQTSNIHTSGAETETEKPLSSASSQYMGAYDEYSLTFTILRYPLLAFIIGWTCVLSFLYFLVRLSITLSEKLILAKDKKRTQLLDSLKNSKNYDEYIAHAKKLDEYLGLAEWCNQDKYKYYDWRNLRKTIHNLRKFRYTQRYDDLMVVLQTCVKSNFAGTENPLLYSHCYYGTKKLIERYNAEVVKSLETIIKAENISLKEKRIFFKIINKNFGRTCLVLSGGASFCYNHFGVIKALIENDLMPKIVSGTSGGGMIAALVGSRTNEELLKLITPKLSSKMNAFGTEPFWEGIKRWWKTGARFDSVDWARKAQWWTRGSTTFEESYKKTGKIINISTVPNDIHSPTILCNYITSPSCCIWSAMLASAAVPGILNPVMLMEKTKDGTVRPFSLGSKWKDGSLRTDVPLSTLNMYFNTKFSIVSQVNPHVMLWIFKNRGDIGKPVVRSKGKTYRGGFILSYLENLIKLEIIKWLKLVKEFQLFPNLLESDWSNIFLQNFGGTITLFPKIVLSDYKYILSDPNEERLESKIRNGESVTYPKLLFIKHRLNIERTIEKGLEATRINIDDTADAPPNLVQNIIENNNNLKNSEDAINSEVDDVIPDAANCKNTQVVDKDQDISNEEDLSHSLSSESDVPYGSDDLPSDHSEYKDESDDVYGNNLDTLLNTEHIGRANLGFLGIQMGIDIENSSDFSANDGSFNEDNFFKNDS